The DNA sequence TTGATATAAAGCAATGATTAGTCACAAAACAGCTTGACTGAGGTGATCTATACAAAGTAAGACTCGAAACGTTTGTTTTTAGAAAAGTGCTTCAACTTTCACAAGCTGTACAAAAAATGGTTTTCAAAAGTGGGATATCTGTAAacaaaacaacatgtaaacaaaGTCGAAGTGAGAAAAAGTCATGATTAAGTACATGATCTCTACAAACAATGATGCCTGCATACGTTTTAatttctaaaacaaacaaacaaacaaaacaaaaacaaaggacaTTTTTTGTACAGATCGAATAATGGTCTCATATTGTGCATTTAGGAAAATCTCTTCAGCCAAACAGTGCACATCCATAATGCATGACTTAAAAGCTCATAGTAGAAATATACAATTCCTTAATTATCCTCAAATGCATAGATATGATCAATTCTACAGATGTTTAGAAACATACAGCTGTATGCCGGAGTACATTACAAAACCTTCTTTTATAAACATCATAAACATACAGATTTGGGATTTTGGGAGCCGGAGTCTAGTCCACACCATCAAAGCCCTGAGCGTTTTCGATGGCCATGTGCAGCTTCTCGCGGAGATCCTCGAACGTCTCGTAGGGAGGGAGATCCAAGCGGTTGAAACTGATGGAGAGACGCATGAATgagacgagacacacacacacacacacacacacacagatctctcACCAGGTGTGTGCTCGGGGCAGTTTGTCCCTCGTGCCCCACTGTTCAATAGTGAACAACTGCGGCCCGTTGGATCCTGATCAATCAGAGAAACGCAGCATTGCACTTTAGCAAACGAACTGAAAAGCCACTACATGAAGAAGCCAGCACgaacattaatattaatgagcATTGTGATTGAGGGGGAGGGGCTTACCGTAGAGCTCAGCGAAGCCGTTCATCGGTACACGGGATGTTCCCGTCACAAACTGAAGCAAACGGATTCGCTTTTCTGCATCCATCAGCAACACCGTCTGAAACACCATCAACAATGAGCCGCTACGTCACATCCATTCATTCTGATTATCAGTGATAATAGATGTAAAAGTGAAGCAATCGCAATGCAGTGAGTGTCATCTTATTAAAGCGTTAAAGCTGTGCGCTACAGTGATTTTACTATGGTTAAGAATGGGTTAGGAACTTGCTATGCACAACAACAACACTTGATAAAAATCACTGTTACTGCTGATTTGTGTTATGGCTAAAGTCAGTATCACAATTACTGTGTTTGTTCAAAACTTAGATTGTGCTCACAGACTTCATACACATGATGCATTCATtgaatttttttgtctttttgtcagtGGAAAacattgaatattaaatataattcaacttgagtgaaagaaaataaattaaatataatggttatacatacatttatatactgATTTATATACATAAATGCGATCATGGTCATTTTGTGATTACGTTATTAAATCATAATTAGTCAaagaattttaaaacattatgaaTTTAATGAACTTttaggtttttgtttttaaatgtctttttgacAGTGGATTTCTTTGAAATTTAAAtccaactgaaaataaaataaaaaataattattttttacaaaacaaataaaaataaataaatagtagattaaaaaaacaagtaaataaaaatatgtgtgtgtgtgtgtgtgtgtgaataaataaatacattttaatagtgGTTTTCTTTAAATCCAACTAAAAAAACTTTGagaatttatattcatttaaaaaagatatgtaaatatatataaataataataataaaaaaacaaataaataaatatgtaaataaataaatacatttatttaaaaaataaagagcaattatgttgtttttgtgaaAGTGTACTGCGGTTTAGGAAAAGGATGTGCTGTatttaaaaaaggtaaaacaagAGCAAAACAAGACAATTGTTTCAGCTCAAAGCCAAGAAtataactggaaaaaaaaataatactagtCACCCAGACTTAAGTTTCAACCTTGAAAAGTctaaaggtacaaaagtgtatgCGATttgacttttaataataataataaaaaacagaacaaaacaaaaacaaaagccaaATCTGACCTTCCAGAACCAGATGATGGCTGGGTGATTTGGGTTGTAGCCATTTTTATATTTGGTGTTTTCTCTCCAGTCGTTGACGTCCACGTCTCCTAAACCACACATCAGCAGCTGAGGAACACAGAGACGTTCAGGTTCTGAGCACTCGCACGCTTCAAACTATGCACCATCAAAAGTGTCTCACCTCCAGCTCGTTTTCATCAAAGATCTTGATCAGGTCCTGAGGAATCAGCTCGTAGAAACCCTGCAGATAAAACACAAGTCAGTCAAACTCTGGGTGGGCGGCGGTGACCCAAATCCACTGAACGAGGGTCTGTACCTCCTTGAAGGCCGTCATCTGCCTCTGGATCCGATCCACAAACCTCCACTGCATCACCAGACTGCAAAGAAACACAGTGTTACATCTATAAGCCTGTCCAATATATCAGGTGTGTTGTGGTTTGTCTGtgtgccactagagggcgctgaAACATACTGAATATACTCCTTTTTGTTGGTGTCATTGATCACAATATCAGCACCTCCTGGTTTCAGCTCATGCTGGTGCGTCTGTGGAAGACATCGGATCACATTTACCTACACAAATCATCTTATTGTATTTTATGGTGACCTAAACTGCCGCCGTATGCTTTCAGAAGTCTTGGACTATAAAGTTGCATGGACTACTGTAATCGCAGAATAGATCACCTGTCCAAAGAGCTCCTCGTCGATGGTGAACCTGAGGTCCAGATCTGTGGGGTCGTTCTCCAAGATCCATCGGAGAGAGTTGAAGTACTCACTGTCCTGAAATAACACGACCAGAAACAGTGTGTGAGACTTAACTTaaactttatatacatatatcctaaatgtttttgaactttatttatttttgaatttgtttATCATTTCAGATATATTTAAACTTCAAGGAAacccacttatatatatatatatatatatatatatacagtacagaccaaaagtttggaaacattactattttttatgtttttgaaagaagtttcttctgctcatcaagcctgcatttatttgatcaaaaatacagaaaaaaacagtaatattgtgaaatattattattaacttaaaataattgtttttccaattattatactttaaattatcatttatttctgtgatgtaaagctgaatttttaggatcattatcacatgatcctttagaaatcattctaatatgatgattcattatcaaagttggaaatagttctgctgcttaatattttttcagaacatgtgatacttttttaggatactttgatcaataaaaagtaaaaaaaaaaaaaaaaaaaaaaaacagataaatattttgtaataacattatacactactggtcagtaattggggtcagtaattttgttttctttctttttttttataaaatcaatacttttattcagcaaggatttgttaaattgataaaaagtgatagtaaagaaaatatattattagaatctttttttattttgaataaatgcagttcttaaccttttattgatcaaatatatgagacagcagaactgtttccaacactcataataaatcagaatattagaatgatttctaaatgatcatgtgatcgactgatgttacatgtgacactgaaggctggaggaatgatgctgaaaattcagctttgcatcacaggaataattttttttttaagtatattcaaatagaaaactattattttaagttgtaattatatttcacaatattactgttttttctgtattttcgatcaaataaatgcaggcttgacgagcagaagaaacttctttcaaaaacattaaaaatagtaatgtttccaaacttttggtctgtactgtatatctgtaTGTCTGTACTGTATTCAAGGAaaccactttatatatatatatatatatatatatatatatatatatacacataaatatatatatataaagtggttTCCTTGAAGTTTAAATATAACtgaaattataaacaaattaaaaaataaataaaattcaaaaacatttagGAAGGggtaaaagcaaaaaataaaagcactgtcatatatatttgtatatatatgtactgtatatacacacacacacacaaacacacacagggctccaggcaaaaaaactaaacaaaaaaagccTATAAGAAGCAAAATAAGGCAACCAAATAATTTGGTACGTGCCACagaacaaataatttatttatttattcattcatattttttttaacactttaatatttcagTCATAATGTCAGGCTTGTCTCATCTTCTCTCGTCTTTATCAGTATTTTAATCCATCCTGTAGATGTCGTGGGAACTAAGGAtcacttaaagtgggaactaAACGTCTTTTCCAACCTGAGACCGATTTACAGTCACAAAGAATGGTTTATTACACCGAATCTGTGCCAATATCACAGACCataaatatatgtgaccctggagcacaaaagcagtctgaaacaacagccaaaaatatattgtatgggtcaaaatgataagatttttcttttatgccaaaaatcattaggatattaagtaaagatcatgtgccatgaagatattttgtaagtttcctacggtaaatatataaaaactaaatttttgattagtgatatgcattgctaagaacttcatttgaacaagtTTAAAGTCGATGTACCTTTTGATGATTATTTCGCACTACAGTAGTAAAGAGAAAGATGTGATGGGTTGAACTGAGGTGCTACAGCAATCTCTCATGTATTTAATTTAAGAGTGCCAACATGCTATTTATTGCTTGAATTGTGTTAAGAAATTGGCATCATTtgaaagctgatactttgtttaTATTAAAGTAAATCAAAGCTTACCGTGATTATTGTATGGCAAGTGCACTACAAATAATATGAAGTTCATCCAATAACAGAACACAACATATTTAGATAACAGAAAGCCATATCAGAATCTATCCTAAACGAGGATTGTTAACGATACTGTTCCTCACACAGCTGACAGCTTCACCTGGTGTAGGGTGTTCAAGTTGTGCACGAAACAGACACTGCTTTTCTGCACAGCGCTGGCGTTCGGCAGAAATGAGGAGCGTTTTTCCTCTAAAACTTCAATGTGCATCATCTCAGTTTATTATGTCTACATAACAAAAGATGCGATCGCAAAACAAGCAGGACAAAAGGTATtatgtgatatttttttaaaatcataacgTAAATTGATATAGTCACCTGTGGTGGTCTCAGTATCATTCGCAAGTTAATATTTTTGGTCACAAATGCAACAGTTTTAGGCATAGACTGgagccttgtgtgtgtgtgtgtgtgtgtgtatatatatatatatatatatatatatatatatatacacacatatatataccattttttttaatgaatcatgcAATTATACTTTTCAAACAGTAGTTGTCACTTCACTATGTTGCATATTTAATTCAACTTAACATAAATTTTAAtccattttttttgtcaaaatttcaATTTGCGcacactgcattgtgggatactgtATACTGACATAGTCATATACTGCATAATTCAACATTTGGTGAATGCAGTACATCCTCCAAgtgtttaaagcaaaaaaataacatgtccattaaaataaataaatgaaataaatattcactgtgaacattatacatttttaggcATGTCCTTACATACTTTTGTAGTTCAGAGCATGCATGCATTATGTatagattatttcttttatatatttaggGTGATAATTTAACCATCAGTCCAGGGACTGCAGATGTTAAACACCCTTCTGGCTAATTCTGGCACATTGTACAGTTATGTTTTATTGATGTGCATTGTTCTTGTCAAATAAAcctgaataataacaataataacatactACAGAAGTATGGTAATACACTAGTCAGTGTGAGTGGAATGATCATATGCTATAGCCACTGTTCTCTCTGAAAAAGCACAGCAGTGGCATTTAGAAAAAACGGATGCTGATTGGTTCAGCTGTGCATGTCACTCACCACTGACTCCATATCCTGTAACGTGATTGGCTTCTGCAGCATCATCTTGTAAAAGGGCCGGATGAAGAATGCTGTGCAGACGAATACAACAGAATCATTTGAGAGCGACATGTAAAcaatgttttgtttcatttagaCATTGCTTGTCTTTAGAAAACCAGTCTGCATGCATGCAGTGTGTTAAAGTCAAATACTGTGAATATGATTTGtgggtatatatatattggtCTTGACAGGTTACTTACCATCCAACAGCTTCCCGTGATAAACGGCCATCCCAGCCACCCGGCCGATGAACTTAAAGTAGGATAGATGGTCTTCATTGCACAGACCTGAGTTGGGATTGATCTGTAGGGTGTAGTTATCCCTGAAATATTCACATGAAatccttttaaaatcttttttttgattgattgtaCACCGTTGTTATCTATCTAGCACGACACAGGAGTGTATCTGAAGGGCCCGTCTATAAAGCTGGTCTATAAAGCTGGATCACTCACGTGGCAGAATACTCAAACAGCCCATAATATGGGTTGAACATTTCCTTGGAGATCAGGTAGAACCATTCCCTGGCCACGCCCCCGTAGTCCAGCCCCTTCTCCCCCTCAAACTCCACCCAGAGGCGGGCCTTCAGCAGATCCGAGCGTTTGACGGACAGAATGCGCCGGTACGAGTCCTCCAGAAGAGCGTTACGTCTCACAATCAGCTCAAAGCGGTTCGGGATGTCGGCCTGGAGAGCGTAGAAAAGATTGCTTTTGATTTGAGATTTCCTTATCCATCAGGATTTGACTGGAGGTGATTAAATTAGTAGTTAATATTATAATTCCCAgcccacacagaaaaaaaagctgaTTCCGAGTCAAGAATAGTTTTATGTTTCATGACAGATTCTGAAAACAAATAGTTATGTCTTTAAAATAATGTGCATTGATGAATCGTGTTAAATAAGACCAGGAATGTTTATTACGAACATAAATAgggtcattttttatttcattttgcctTTAAATTCGTGAAATCAAGTCTATACGCGATTATTGTAAAAATGTGCCTGCtttatcactgaaaaaaaaatattaattgaatttacaaatttttttcttaaggtaagtggttgcaaccaatttattttagttacatccatacaaattatatacatacaaatttaGATGACTAACTTTCAACATTTTTTAACATAGCTCAAATAAactgattgcaaccacttacctgtaaaaagttgttgttttttccagtGGATGTTCTGAAGgcatttaataacatttacaattcaactaattcactaattcaaaattcaaaactgaattatttttcaaaatatttcaattttaatttaaaatcttttagatctcaaaatgaaataattttgatAACTGTGTGGTTTGGGACAGCCATAAAAagtatgtctgtaaaataaaatattttgttattattatgtcatACCGacatatataaaaatctaaaaagccTGAGAAGGAGAGTGACGTACTGGTTTCTTCAGCTTCTTGCTGAAGTAATCATACTTCTGTTTATAGTCTCTGGAGTAAGGCACAGCCTGAAATAAAGCAGAACACAATCAGTTCACCAATAATCCACGAGCTCTTATCAGATGCTGAACGACAGAGATCATTCAGCTCATCCTGGGCAAATATAACCTCCCctcgagacacacacacaaacaccttaCAGGAAACCAATGGGAATAAAACGTACAGGGTTTCAGGCTCagaacacttttagaaacaaGATATGGCAAAGATCAGTGTGTGTTTCAGCAGCTCTCTCAATATGATCCATTAATGGCTCAGTCAGGACCTTtaacagaaagagaaaaccaCTTACTGGACCAGTGATGGCTGAACTCTGTAGTCTTGGATCTTCCCACTGTGTGGCTTttgtatctaaaaataaaataaaattaaataataaaattgggataaataaaataataaatacataaattaataaaacaataaatgaattaataaattaattaattaaaaaactaaataaattaaaattagtgTAACACGTTATTAAAAATGGTTATAAGTAAAGTTTATAAATATAACAGATTTGTTTAATtctaataaatatagtaaatttgtaaaaaaagaaaatatatatatatagagagaaaggttataattaaattacaattttcaaatataacatttaaaaatatatatattatttatcaaaaatgtaacaaaaaaatagAAACCGTATTAAAAGGGTCAAAATGtacaaaacataatataaaatatttgttttaaatattataatattaatcgaatgcaaaatattatttaattttaatatatgtaatttatattcatttaaatttaaaaaattacaggAATCTGTTACAGATTCCTAGCTGGGTTTTTTTTTGGATTGGCATGCTTCATTCTTATGGATGTGCCACTTACTGTGATTGATGTAGAAGATTCTGCCGTCACTATGTACTCGCTCCTCCCAACCCGGCTAtagcagacaacacacacacacacacacacacacacacccttttcAACCTGTCCTGAACACCACTTCAATAAAATCATATCAAGCACATGGCATCATCCTCTGATTATGACATCATCCGCCTTACCGGCAGTGGGCCGAGGTCAGTGGGGTCAAGGGAGACTCTCCTCATCACTTGCACGGGAACCTTCAGCCGGGGGTCGTCCTGTGATGGAACAGGAAACAGGATGGCAAACACAGGAAGTACATTGAATTGAGTGAACAATGGGGCAATCGAACAACGCACAGGAACCCCAAAGCAAATATACCATGAAACAGCATCATGTCTGGTTTGTGTCTGTCTTACCCATGTGGTGGTCTTAGTGTTGTGGTTGATGAAAAAGGGGCGTCCGTTTGGAGCACTGCGCACCTCCCATCCGGCCGGCATCGGTCCGGCGTGCTCCggtgtgtgagcgcgtgtgtgcTGCGGCGACACATCCGGGGAGAGCAGGGGCGGAGCGTAGCCCGCGGGATTCTGGGAGAGAGACATGACTCCGCCTCCCATCGCTGATGCTGATGCTGCCTCAGAGGACGGCTGTATGAGCTGGAATacacaggtcaaaggtcaggggTTTGAGAGATCAGTCTGAGAAATATTCAGCGGTATTAAGCCACAATTTAGACCTGCATGCTGGTTTagcagtaaaaaacaacaacaaagaaattagGAAAGCCACAAAAAAGTTGAcctgtacttttttttatattattaattattacatgATTTTTCTTATAAACttcatttttttgcagtgaaatACTACAATAGTATCCCTTattctatttaatatttttgtttagcaACAGTAAAAATCAcagtcattaataataattataataacaataataataacaaattgtgGCACAgtacaaacaagcacagcaaacctgtagctaaaaaaacaacaactaaataacgataataataataacattaattattataatagttcttgcttttgttaaaataataatgattattattattgttgtttatacCACAAAAACTGTTGATGGAGCTTTCTCTAGAAAGAGGACTGGGACGCACCTGAACGAGCGGCCGTGTCCAGGTTGTCATCCTGCTGTTGTGATTGACGTAATACATTCTCCCTTTACTGTCCTGCTTCTCCTCCCATCCCGGAGGCAGCCCGGTAGACGTGGGTAACAACTACAGGAAGAACAGAAAGCGATAAAGTGAGTAACGAAATGAAGAGGGGGTGAAATGAGGAGAGCGAAACACCGAAACAATCCATTACAGATCGTCCGTTTTGTTCATAAATAGTCATCAGTTAGCAGTTCGCCTCAAACACGGTGTCCTCTGAGAGCAGATGTGCGCCGAGCTGCAGCTGAGGTGATGTATTGCGAGGTTCAGGGCATGCTGGGAAATCTGGGGCAGCTAAGATTACACATCATGTGCTGAGAGACGGAGAAACACTGAAAGTAGAGCACACGGCGAGCGCTCGGGCTGGACTCGGACAGATGGAGATACAGATACTAtatgggggtgaaaacttttgaacacgatgaagatgtccaaatttttcttattttgttgaaatataatttttttccatttagttctgcccttcgtaagcaacagaagatacttgtatgtttcccggaacacaaattaagtacaatttaccttgatcttcaaattccaaaagttttcaccccccaggtcttaatgcatcttgtttccttctggagcatcagagaacgtttgaaccttttttaatagttgtgtttgagtctctCAATAGTCCTCAgtttgaaaagatggatctcaaaatcatacagtcacagctggaaagggttcaaatatgcgaaGAAGCtgaaaaactgaagaatctgcaggaccttaaagattttcctgaagaacagttctcagtttaactgttcagaacaaactcaagggactcatgcacaaccatcacaaaacagaaagacagttgaGGATCATCCAGttaaccacacacagtattaagaaccaatgGGCTTATTTTactaatttcagcaattttttttgtcttgtggactaaatgtaaacctcTTTTAtctacaatatcttactcaggacagtactaaatcaaaaataacatgcatttagtatgatctctcttattttttttaattattcacattcTCACAGATTCTGCAATGGGTGCCTGAACTTTCGAGCCCCGCTGTAtgtatgaatgttttaatgctctCACCACGGGGTGAACAGGATGCTCTTCCACCATCAGGGTCTGTCCACTTCCTCTGCGGCTGCCGTGACCCTGCGGCTGATAACAACACAATGTGAGATGCAACTTAAGTAGCTTTAAATGTAACAATGTAACAAGCTGCAACATAATGTATTCATGTTCCAtttggatgctgattggtcaatacGGAGTTCTGCTAAAATTCCCCAAACTGTGTATTACTGCACAGAACTCATAAAGGTCAGCTATTAATCTTAGTTTAAATGTCAGATATATTCTGAGGATATGATGAATTATTAATATAGTCAATGATGAACTTATGAATCAGTATTTTGCATTGTGATTTTTGTATCCGTGTCACCACAGAAATTTTGGGATCGTACATAAATGTTTGTATGAAGTTAGATCATTAGAATTAGACTTTGACTTGAATTGCTTGTGTCAAGTTTTGGGTTGGGaatatttttcaatgtttttaataatCTCTTCTggtcagcaaggctgcatttatttgatcaaaataacagtaaaaacagtgaaatattattacaatttaaaatagctgttttctatgtgaatatatactaaaatgtaatttatttctgtgatgctccgctgtattttcagcatcattcctccagtcttcagtgtcacatgatcttcagaaatcataataatatgctgatttgctgctcaaggaacatttctgattattatcagtgttgaaaacagttgcgatGCTTCATATTTTTGCGGAAACGGTGATACATTCAAATTTTTAGGTTTCTTTGaagaatagaatgttcaaaagaacagtgtttccttgaaatagaaatcttttgttacattataaatgtctttactctcacttttgatcaatttaatgcatcctcacggaataaaagcattaatttcttaacTGTCAGAGACTCCATCGGTCTCattcttgagtgtgtgtgtgtgtgtgtgtgtgtggactgacCGTGAGAGACGTGCGTCTGTTGTTTCCGGTCTGCAGTCTGCTGAAGTCCTCACAGATTCCCGTGAACTCCATCGGGGAGTGGGGGGGCGGCGGCGAGCGCTCGCTGGGGCTGTTATAAAGCGTGGTCTCATCTGCTGTTACGATCTCCCAGctctacaaaacacacacacacacagaagtgaaaGTGTGTTCTTTGTCAGGGAGTTtcaaagaaagtgtgtgtgtgtgtgtgtgtgtgtgagtacctCAGGTGACTCTCTGCGCTCGTGGTTCTCGCCAGGTTCTGATATTTGTCTGCGTGTGAGGAACGCCCGCTGGGACTCGCTCAGTGTATCCTGTCTCTGTTCATTGTCTCTTTGAATGTCCCTGTAAATcaggacaaaacacacacacttcagcgcTTAGAATGACCCAGAAAGACTCAAATGAAGCAGGGGAGGGCGCCACTGACCAGCAGAGAGCAGAGGAAGGAAATAAGAGGCCTGggatacttaaagggatactccaccccaaaatgaacattttgtcattaatcacttgtccccatgtcgtttcaaacccattAAAGCTTTGCTCGTCTTCTCGTTGTTTCATAACATTGCAGTTGAAccacagatggactattctgacaatgtctttcatacttttctggaccttgacagtgtacgTTACTTGTTAGTACTTAAACGTTagtgtaagttacttggcagtctatgggacagtcacaagcctcccggttttcacaggtttgacatgggggtaagtgattgatgacaaatttttggggtggagtatccctttaagtataaCAGGATGATTGACTTCAACAGAGTTTTGTGAAAGGAGTAACGGCCTGCTGATCATTTCATTAAAATCTACTGAAAACAAATACATCACAAAAAACTCAAAAGATTTAGAGGCAGGTTTGTATCCTGGTTATAAAAACtcttgaggatttttttttttaggatttttgaaagaaagaaaaaaagtataccaaataaaataaccaaataaaataaaacaacataataatgtacacaaaaaagataaaataacatcaatctaaaaacaaaaaacaaacacatgacGTCACAAAAACCGAACTTAGGGgctttgatggatttgtttatatCCTGGTTATGAATACTCCAGACCTTTTTATGATTTATAccgttaaatatatatatatatatatatatatatatatatatatatatatatatatatatatatatatagtgaaaagggaaaaagaaataaaaatctataaaataataaaaaaaataaagaaaaataaaactaaataaaataaaatatattaacaaagctaagtaaaaaaacaaaaaatttatacaaaataaatttgaaaacaagcaaaaataaaacaaaatgaaacattacATATAGATaccgaaagaaaaaaaagaaaaaatttaataaaaataaaagaaagtaaaataaaatgaaatgaaatactaaaaatactaaaaataaagttaaaataaattaaaaataaaacaaaactaaataataaaattaaattaaataaaaccttggtaatttaaaaggtaaattttatatttgaagtactaaaaaCCAATTTAACGTAAGTAATTATAGTCAAGCATGACCCTAGCAACACCAAGGGGTTGCGTAATTTTGAATATgactgattgattaattgattgattaattattatttagtgtCAATCAGCCAACCACAGCTATGTTAAATGGCAAGAAACAagtaaaatttgaaaaaaagtaaataaatacactaaataaaataacaaatagaaactaataataataataactgccaTTACTTCATAAAAAAATCTTGTCACTTTGAATCAAACCA is a window from the Carassius carassius chromosome 13, fCarCar2.1, whole genome shotgun sequence genome containing:
- the LOC132156393 gene encoding E3 ubiquitin-protein ligase NEDD4-like isoform X2 — translated: MNMASFIPEVRGLQTEEDESRILRVKVIGGIGLAKKDILGASDPYTRISLYDPINGEITSLQTKTIKKTLDPKWNEEFFFRVHPRKHRMLLEVFDENRLTRDDFLGQVDVPLHQIPTEHPNNERPYTFKDFLLHPRSHKSRVKGHLRLKMTYLPKNNDMEDEPAEQNGSLDPGWEFLEPQEFCSPHNPHQLPALPPGWEEKQDNLGRTYYVNHESRTTQWHRPTIQDIQRDNEQRQDTLSESQRAFLTRRQISEPGENHERRESPESWEIVTADETTLYNSPSERSPPPPHSPMEFTGICEDFSRLQTGNNRRTSLTPQGHGSRRGSGQTLMVEEHPVHPVLLPTSTGLPPGWEEKQDSKGRMYYVNHNSRMTTWTRPLVQLIQPSSEAASASAMGGGVMSLSQNPAGYAPPLLSPDVSPQHTRAHTPEHAGPMPAGWEVRSAPNGRPFFINHNTKTTTWDDPRLKVPVQVMRRVSLDPTDLGPLPPGWEERVHSDGRIFYINHNTKATQWEDPRLQSSAITGPAVPYSRDYKQKYDYFSKKLKKPADIPNRFELIVRRNALLEDSYRRILSVKRSDLLKARLWVEFEGEKGLDYGGVAREWFYLISKEMFNPYYGLFEYSATDNYTLQINPNSGLCNEDHLSYFKFIGRVAGMAVYHGKLLDAFFIRPFYKMMLQKPITLQDMESVDSEYFNSLRWILENDPTDLDLRFTIDEELFGQTHQHELKPGGADIVINDTNKKEYIHLVMQWRFVDRIQRQMTAFKEGFYELIPQDLIKIFDENELELLMCGLGDVDVNDWRENTKYKNGYNPNHPAIIWFWKTVLLMDAEKRIRLLQFVTGTSRVPMNGFAELYGSNGPQLFTIEQWGTRDKLPRAHTCFNRLDLPPYETFEDLREKLHMAIENAQGFDGVD
- the LOC132156393 gene encoding E3 ubiquitin-protein ligase NEDD4-like isoform X1 encodes the protein MNMASFIPEVRGLQTEEDESRILRVKVIGGIGLAKKDILGASDPYTRISLYDPINGEITSLQTKTIKKTLDPKWNEEFFFRVHPRKHRMLLEVFDENRLTRDDFLGQVDVPLHQIPTEHPNNERPYTFKDFLLHPRSHKSRVKGHLRLKMTYLPKNNDMEDEPAEQNGSLDQPGWEFLEPQEFCSPHNPHQLPALPPGWEEKQDNLGRTYYVNHESRTTQWHRPTIQDIQRDNEQRQDTLSESQRAFLTRRQISEPGENHERRESPESWEIVTADETTLYNSPSERSPPPPHSPMEFTGICEDFSRLQTGNNRRTSLTPQGHGSRRGSGQTLMVEEHPVHPVLLPTSTGLPPGWEEKQDSKGRMYYVNHNSRMTTWTRPLVQLIQPSSEAASASAMGGGVMSLSQNPAGYAPPLLSPDVSPQHTRAHTPEHAGPMPAGWEVRSAPNGRPFFINHNTKTTTWDDPRLKVPVQVMRRVSLDPTDLGPLPPGWEERVHSDGRIFYINHNTKATQWEDPRLQSSAITGPAVPYSRDYKQKYDYFSKKLKKPADIPNRFELIVRRNALLEDSYRRILSVKRSDLLKARLWVEFEGEKGLDYGGVAREWFYLISKEMFNPYYGLFEYSATDNYTLQINPNSGLCNEDHLSYFKFIGRVAGMAVYHGKLLDAFFIRPFYKMMLQKPITLQDMESVDSEYFNSLRWILENDPTDLDLRFTIDEELFGQTHQHELKPGGADIVINDTNKKEYIHLVMQWRFVDRIQRQMTAFKEGFYELIPQDLIKIFDENELELLMCGLGDVDVNDWRENTKYKNGYNPNHPAIIWFWKTVLLMDAEKRIRLLQFVTGTSRVPMNGFAELYGSNGPQLFTIEQWGTRDKLPRAHTCFNRLDLPPYETFEDLREKLHMAIENAQGFDGVD